The nucleotide window AACCCGCGAAGGCCTGGCATCACTTCGCCGCCGGCACGGGATCGTACCTCATCCAGAAGTTCTCCGAGATGTATCTCGTCGGCCGGAAGATGGGTGGGTCTCCGAAGATGCTCGGTGAGTTGATCAGCGCCAACATGAACGAGATCCTCCAGCTCCGCCAGGAGCGCACCCAGGAGACGACGACGCTCATCGGGATGTTGTACGGGATCACCGCCGCGTCGGTCTTTGCCTTCTTCATCGGCCTTGAGATCGTCACGATCCTCTCGGGGATGAGCCTGGATCTGGCCTCGTCGGCGGAGTTCGACGTGAACTCGCTGATCAACGCGAGTGTCTACAACATCCCGCTGATCGAGGCACTGCTGATCGTCGTCATCGTGTTCAACGCGATCCTTTCGGCGCTGATGATCCGGACGCTCGACGGCGGGCACAAGATGAACACCTACATGCACATCGTCGCGCTCACCTGGATCGGCGCGATCACCGGCGTATTCACGCGGTGGATGGTCGGCCAGTTCCTCGCGATCTGAGCGGAGTCCGTTTTAATCGCCCCCGACACCGTCGCTCATTCGCTCACGACACCGCCCATCATTCACCCTCGAAGCCTGGCGTCTCGTCGTTCAGAAACGCCTCGACACCCCGGCGGGCGTCGTCACTTGCGGCGAGCGTCCCGAACGCCTCGGCCTCGACCGCGAGGCCGGCCTCGAAATCGTCCCGACCGGCACGCATCGCGCGTTTGGCGGCGGCCTGGGCCAGCGGCGGGCCCGCCGCGATCCGATCGGCCAGGTCTGAGAGCGCCGCATCCAGATCCTCGACCACGTCACTCAGAAAGCCCATCTCGGCCATCTCGTCGGCGGCGTACTGATCGCCCGTGAGGACGATCTCGCGGGCGCGGCCCTCACCGACGATGCGCTGAAGCCGCTGGGTGCCACCCCAGCACGGAATGACACCGAGGTCGATCTCCGGTTGGCCGAACCGGGCGTCGGGCGTCGCGATCCGTAGGTCCGCCGCGGCGGCGAGTTCCATCCCGCCGCCGAGTGAGACCCCGTCGATCCCCGCGATCACCGGCGTCGGGCAGGCCTCCAGGCGATCGAACGTCTCCTGGCCGCGTCGAGCGCCCGCCCGTGCGCCCGCCGCGTCGGGGTCGAGGATCAATTCCTCGACGTCCGCGCCGGCACAGAACGCCCGATCACCGGCCCCCGTGATCGTGATCGCGCGCACCGCCTCGTCGGCCCCCAGCCGATCGATCGCGGCGGCGAGATCCTCGAGCATCGCGGCGTTCAGCGCGTTCAGTCGGTCGGGTCGATCGAGTGTGATCGCGCCGATGCGATCCTCGCGGTCGACGGTGATGGCTTCGGACATGACTCTGGGGAGCGCGGCGACGCTCTTGGGCGTTCCGCCCGGACAGTCGCGAAGACACCTCGCGGCCCAACGACCGTCTCAGACCCCAAGGACGAACAGGATCAGGTTGTTGACGGCGGGGCCGAGACCGAGCGCGATCACGACGACGTAGAGGAGGTTCGCCCGGACGGGTTCGTCGTCCAGAAAGTCCGAGAGATACACCGCGATCACGACCGCGACGGCGATTTTGACGACGACGAACGCCCAGCCAGCGCCGATGTACTGCTCGGTCGGGAGCGCCGCGGCGCTGTCCATGATGAGTCGAGGGATCGGCGACCGTTCGGTGACCTGGAGGAGGTCGTAGCCGACGGCGGTCGTCGTCCCGTCGAGCGCGTGCGCGAAGATCACCAGCGGCGTCACCAGCCAGGCCCGACTCACGGCCTCGGTCGCGCGCAGCGCCGTCGCCAGCCAGACCACCGCCGAGAGGGCGATCGCTGCGGCGACCGCGATGGCCGGCTCGATCGGAGCGAGACCGCTCGGCTGCGCCCAGTAGAGGGTCGCGACCAGCAGCGTCACCGCGACGCCGACGCCGACATAGAGGAGATACATCGGCGTCGAGTCCTCGGTGCCCGCCGCCGTCGCGAGGAAGATCAACCCGATCCAGGTCGCCCCCGTGACGACGAAGACCGTGAGATAGACCGCCGGCGCGGCGAACAGGTCCGCGACCACCGGCGGGTATGGGCTCCCCTGGGGGAGTACGGTCAGGGCGTGTACAATTCCCCCGACGATCATCCAGGGGATCAACCCGAGGACGACCCACTGATCGATCCGGGGTTCGAGTGCGACCAGAAACGCGACCACGACCGCCGCCGCGACGAGCAGGGCGACCGCCAGCCACAGATCGGGGAACACCAACCCACTCGGGAGCACCAGGTACATGGTATGCAGTCCCACGGGCGCGTGAAGAAACCTTTTGGTTCACGACCGGGGCCGCCGGCGACGCGAGGTTTTTCGGCGTGGGCGCGAACGGTCAATCGAATGGCCCGCTACTACGTCGAAACCTACGGCTGTACGTCCAACCGGGGCGAGAGCCAGGCCATCGAGCGCGAGCTCCGCGAGGCGGGC belongs to Halococcoides cellulosivorans and includes:
- a CDS encoding enoyl-CoA hydratase/isomerase family protein, which encodes MSEAITVDREDRIGAITLDRPDRLNALNAAMLEDLAAAIDRLGADEAVRAITITGAGDRAFCAGADVEELILDPDAAGARAGARRGQETFDRLEACPTPVIAGIDGVSLGGGMELAAAADLRIATPDARFGQPEIDLGVIPCWGGTQRLQRIVGEGRAREIVLTGDQYAADEMAEMGFLSDVVEDLDAALSDLADRIAAGPPLAQAAAKRAMRAGRDDFEAGLAVEAEAFGTLAASDDARRGVEAFLNDETPGFEGE
- a CDS encoding DUF63 family protein: MYLVLPSGLVFPDLWLAVALLVAAAVVVAFLVALEPRIDQWVVLGLIPWMIVGGIVHALTVLPQGSPYPPVVADLFAAPAVYLTVFVVTGATWIGLIFLATAAGTEDSTPMYLLYVGVGVAVTLLVATLYWAQPSGLAPIEPAIAVAAAIALSAVVWLATALRATEAVSRAWLVTPLVIFAHALDGTTTAVGYDLLQVTERSPIPRLIMDSAAALPTEQYIGAGWAFVVVKIAVAVVIAVYLSDFLDDEPVRANLLYVVVIALGLGPAVNNLILFVLGV